One Glycine max cultivar Williams 82 chromosome 8, Glycine_max_v4.0, whole genome shotgun sequence genomic window, TTACTTATATCCAATGCAGATTGGGGAGTCCCGGGAAAACGATGCTTTAGGAGAAGTAAGATGGTTTCGGCCCTGTCTTCAAAGATTTCTCTTTTCTCCATACTCACAGCAGAACCCCAAGCTGATTTGCTGCTATCTTTTTGGTTCATCTTCCGTCTCCAAATCACAATGGATGCCTCAATTCTGTCCTTGAGATCTACGATTTTATGTTCTGATGACATGTCCATGGCTGATAGGAGCTGATCAGGATCGAAAAAATCATCTGTAATGCTCCTGTAGATCAAGTCCCCAAGACTTGATCTTCCATTCTAAAGAAATAAGTTGTGTGTAAGATGTCTGAATGTCAACAATGAtaacttttaagaaaatatagttCCTTTTTTACTTACCTTGGGTAGGGATTCAATATAGCTTTCAGGGATCTCCATTTCTGATAGAGTTTGAGCATTTATGGCCATAGCTGCTTTAAGAACTTGGTTCACACAATCTTTCTGATACTGAACAAACCTTCTTGCTGCATCAGATAAACCGTTTGCGGGAACCTTAGGTGTAGGCAACCACCACTTGGTATCATTATTTCTATCTGAATCCTCTGCATCTTTTGATACATAATAGAACTCATTTTGGTCTTTGAAGTTATCTAGAGTATCCTGCTCATCATCAATAATTGTATGAGAGCTAACAGTCAATTGACGCCAACAGAAAAGCAATGATTATATTTAACTCAGGAGGGAATCAGGATGCAAGGATATTGATCTTACAATAAGCATTGTGTCAAGCTTTCGTAAGGCAGGGATATTCATGTGGAGGTCAGTTCTTTGTCGCGTTGTCATAACCTATTCAATAATCAAAGATTAGGTTCAATCATACAGCAATTGTGATAGGAAAGATGAGAAACATAAGGAAGGAGAAAGGGTTACTTACCTCCATGGTTGAGCCATCCTTGTTTTTTTGTTGCACAGGAACCATTTCAACAATGTAATCAGTGACCGATAGAAGCCAATCGATTTCTTTTCTCCATCTTGCTTTCCTTTCTGGTGGCATTGGCTC contains:
- the LOC100812078 gene encoding rop guanine nucleotide exchange factor 12 isoform X2 produces the protein MKERFAKLLLGEDMSGGGKGVSSALALSNAFTNLAAAVFGEQKRLEPMPPERKARWRKEIDWLLSVTDYIVEMVPVQQKNKDGSTMEVMTTRQRTDLHMNIPALRKLDTMLIDTLDNFKDQNEFYYVSKDAEDSDRNNDTKWWLPTPKVPANGLSDAARRFVQYQKDCVNQVLKAAMAINAQTLSEMEIPESYIESLPKNGRSSLGDLIYRSITDDFFDPDQLLSAMDMSSEHKIVDLKDRIEASIVIWRRKMNQKDSSKSAWGSAVSMEKREIFEDRAETILLLLKHRFPGTPQSALDISKIQFNRDVGHAVLESYSRILESLAFTVLSRIEDVLLADQQTQNPSHSGTKSSISRNPVPKPEKSPTPTPKEEVDKSGSEAMTLSDFMGWNNDQGDSDAKKDHFADSDDFDKNIDNGKPQKLPNVVTDKKVSYLETLGGMRSPTSRH